The Lycium barbarum isolate Lr01 chromosome 4, ASM1917538v2, whole genome shotgun sequence nucleotide sequence CTTGTTCCAAATTACCTCTTTCTTCTTGAAACATCCATACAACCTTCCAAACATAAGATTTAGGTGTTATACATCTTCACCACTTTTTGAACACCCCTATGCCCAACTTAGAGCTTGAGAGAAGACGTAATACTAAGCAAAAAAATTCTAGGGTGTTATATTCTCCTCCTCCCCTTATATGACATTTATCCTCGAATGTCGCTTCGATTACTTTTAGGCTAAAAGAACTTGCTTTATGTCGCTTCGATTACTGTTTAGGCTAAAAGAAAATGTTTTCACCTTATATCTCTGCTTGCTTTGTTAAAGGTCCATATTTTCGTGATATAAGATTTGTAATAACTAGTTAAATACATAGATTAGTAGCAACATTGTTTGTGTACATAAATAAGTCAATATCTATGCACCATAGATACTTTAAAGAATCGAAAATAATTTAATTAGAGAAATAAACAATTGGGCACCACTGCAAGATTTGCTCATCCGACAAAGTTTGTAAATAATGTAATAAGATAGATCGAATGAAGATAGTACCAAGTGTAACCCGTTTGGCAAAATTTGCGAACAACTTAATAAGATCGATATGTTGAATGAAGATAGTATCAAATATAGCTCGTTGCAAAAAACTTGTGAACAATTGAGCAATACAGGTAAAATTTGTCCATCCAACAAAACACGTGAACAATTTAACAAAATAGATGGAAAGAAGGTAGTACTCATAACAACTTGCGAACTTATTTTATAAGATAGGTATATGAAGATGCTACCAACTTGTGGGGCTTAGTAAAACTTGTAACTGTTTGAATAACATAGGCAAGATTTGCCTGTCCGACTAAATTTATGACCAATTCAGTAGCATCAAAGTTTATGTTATCCGACAGTATTTGTGAATAATTGAGCAAACTCATTTTTTTAATTCTTCCAATTATGTAACGCCAAGACTATTTTTACAAAACATTCTTAAATGAGAATGAAATATAAATAGTAGCCTCAAATTATCCTACTTGCACAAATATCTCCCTCAAAAGTACCCAAAGTCCACTAAAATTAGTTGGTTGAACAttagcccaaaaaaaaaacaaatgtggGCTGATCATGGGTCTAAAATGGGGGATGAGCCCAATGAAAATTAAATTGGTCGACCCAACTCAATTAACATGTTAGGACAGGAAACTTATAGCCCATTGAAGTTGGGAGAGGGCAAATCTCTAAAATCACTAGAATTCTTGAGAAGCTTCTAGATTTTATTTGAACACATTATCCTTAGACAAAAACACTTGTCTAAAACAACTGTTAAAAATGTCAGAAACTTCCAAAGCCAACTAAGAGTAATTCCTTCTAAATATCTAACACAAGATATTTTCCACAATACttctctttcttcttccatctGTTTTTCTCTAGAACTTTCTACTCCACCTCCCATTTTTATATCACTCAACTCACACTCTCTCTTTCGTTAGTCCCCACAAAAACCTCACATCATAAAACCTCTCACAAGAACCATCTTAATTCTAATTAGCAACTGATCAAGAAGTGGAAAAAAAGAATGGAGGAAGGAGTGAGAGTTAAGGTTGAAGAAGATGGAATTGCCACAACTGTGTTGCCTATGGAAGGGTTGCATGATGTTGGTCCACCACCATTTCTAAGTAAGACTTATGAAATGGTGgaagatccttcaactgataaAGTGATTTCTTGGAGTAAAGCAAGGAATAGTTTTATTGTTTGGGATTCTCATAAGTTCTCCACTACACTGCTGCCTAGGTTTTTCAAGCACAGTAATTTCTCCAGCTTCATTCGACAGCTTAACACATATGTAAGTATTATCTTTTTATTTCTCATAAGTCTTGATTATGGTTTTGATTAGTTGGGGTTTCTAAATAGCTCAATTTAGACTTTTAGGTATTTTATTGGGTTGATTTCTCAGATGATCACGcaactaatagttattatctTAGGAAATAACCTTTCTTCTTGATACCAGCTTTCTTAATAACTATTAGTTAAGTGGCTATATGAGAAATCTAACTCTTATTTTGCATTATACTAAGAGTGATGTGTTGGCGGTGATCAATTTTGTGGGAAGTTTGAATAGCTAATTATGTTTCAAGAATATGTATCTTTGCTGAATTGGGATCTTTTGTTATCTTGGTAAAAACTAACTTGGTGATCCATTGGTTACTGTTTCTTGTCATTTGAAATGGTTGAATTTTTCCAATTTGATTTAAGGGCTGCCCTAAATTCGAAATTTTAGCTCCACCTATGATGGTTAATGAGACTTGCAAATTTTGGTTGTCGGTTATAGAATACTTAAATGGTATTTTAACTGGGAATGATATGGCTGAACATCAACTCTAATGGTTTTAAATTCTAATTTCTCTATTGTTTTGAAATGAATTAGTGATTTTCTTATGGACCCTGCTTTATAAGCAGTAAAAGTGATCATCTGCATTTCAACAAGTGATTATTCAAATTTGACACTCAAGAAAAAAATGTTATTTTCTGTTTTATTGATTTGTTGGGAATTTGGTTGTGCTGAGTGCACAGTGTTATCCTGCTTTGAATgactttgatatatatatttttatccaTTAGCTTAGGTAGAAGTTTAGCTAGTCTCCGCGCAGATGGTTGGTGATTCTGATGAGTTCTACTGCTTGTGTTTGATGGTTGTACGATGAATACTCGAAGAAAGAAGCAAGTTAGGTGGTTGTTTCTTCTGTTCCAATATTGGTTATTTGAGCAGAACTTTCTTGTATTTTGCTATAAATTTTATTGACTCTAACTTGATGAAAAATGCAGGGTTTTAGAAAGGTGGATCCTGATAGATGGGAATTTGCAAATGAAGGTTTTCTTGGAGGACAAAAGCATCTTTTGAAGACCATAAAGAGGAGGAGGAATGTTGGTCAAAGCATGAACCAACAAGGATCAGGCCCTTGCATTGAATTAGGTTATTATGGAATGGAAGAGGAGCTTGAAAGATTAAAGCgtgataaaaatgtgttgatgactGAAATAGTTAAACTTAGGCAGCAACAGCAGAGTACTAGAAATCAGATCATTGCAATGGGAGAAAAAATCGAAAGCACGGAGAGGAAACAAGAACAGATGATGAGTTTCCTAGCCAAGATTTTCAGTAATCCCACTTTTCTCCAGCAGTACTTGGACAAACATGTGCAGAGAAAAGATAAACAACGCATTGAAGTTGGACAAAAGAGGAGATTGACAATGACCCCCAGTACTGAGAACCTTCAAGATGTTGTATCAGTTGCCATAGGAAGTGATCAGCCAAATATTGGGACGGATATCGAAACGTTTTTCTCTGCTGCATTGGACAATGAATCGAGCAGCAATGTGGGGTCGGCTTCTGTTGTGACAGCAAGTGGAACTGATATAGAACTGGCGGCTGAGAATATATGGGAAGAGTTGCTGAGTGAAGATCTTATATCGGGGGATCGAGCAGAGGAAGTACTGGTGGGTGATCGACCTGAAGTTGACGTGGAAGTTGAAGATCTTGTTGCAGAAACAACTGAATGGGGTGAGGAATTAGAAGACCTTGTAGATCAAATTGGTTTTATTTAGGTCCAATCTCTAAAAAGAGGAACTCTTGTTGTTCTTCTGGCCTCCTTGCACTATCCCAGTATCCTATATTGAGTATACATAATGCATATTGGTTGAGTTACTGCTTTCAAATATGTTTAGTTGATATCTTGTACTTATAATTTCTTTTCTGTAGCAGGGATGGCAGAGTCGTGGAGGCCTAAAGCTATTTTTTGCTATTCTATATCCTCTGTTAATGTATAATTGTACTAATTTGTGTGGGAAAAGTGAAGTGCAGAATTAATATTTCCTTTTCGAAAGTTATTTTTCAGGTTAAGATGCAGATCTGCTTTCATGGCCTAAAGCTATTTTTTGCTATTTTATATCCTCTGTTAATGTATAATTGTACTAATTTGTGTGGGAAAAGTGAAGTGCAGAATTAATATTTCCTTTTCGTTTGGTTTATTTTTCAGGTTAAGATGCAGATCTGCTTTCATGAAGCTTTGAGGAAATCTCTTGTAGAGCATCAGTATATATTGTTAAGTAGATAAGAGTTTTCCCTGAACTCCTTCATCTGTGTTATTAGCAAAAAAAATTCCAGAATAATCATTTGATGAGACAACATTTCCTTGTACATTATTCTGAAAATTCCTTTGCTTAGTAAACTTGAAATTAGCACTTATCAATCAGATGTCCTGTTTTCTTGCAATATTTACAAACCATTCCAGATTTCTTATTCTCATAAGTTTGTCTTTGTGTCCTAAAATCAGTAGTAAAAGTTCTGTTTCCATTATTTGCATTTGCAGCAACAAAAGAGGATGATTCCCTTGGGAATCTAGGTGTGTTTTGGACCTCTCTTTGTTTTTCCTCTTG carries:
- the LOC132635919 gene encoding heat shock factor protein HSF30 isoform X2; this encodes MEEGVRVKVEEDGIATTVLPMEGLHDVGPPPFLSKTYEMVEDPSTDKVISWSKARNSFIVWDSHKFSTTLLPRFFKHSNFSSFIRQLNTYGFRKVDPDRWEFANEGFLGGQKHLLKTIKRRRNVGQSMNQQGSGPCIELGYYGMEEELERLKRDKNVLMTEIVKLRQQQQSTRNQIIAMGEKIESTERKQEQMMSFLAKIFSNPTFLQQYLDKHVQRKDKQRIEVGQKRRLTMTPSTENLQDVVSVAIGSDQPNIGTDIETFFSAALDNESSSNVGSASVVTASGTDIELAAENIWEELLSEDLISGDRAEEVLVGDRPEVDVEVEDLVAETTEWGEELEDLVDQIGFI
- the LOC132635919 gene encoding heat shock factor protein HSF30 isoform X3, producing MEEGVRVKVEEDGIATTVLPMEGLHDVGPPPFLSKTYEMVEDPSTDKVISWSKARNSFIVWDSHKFSTTLLPRFFKHSNFSSFIRQLNTYGFRKVDPDRWEFANEGFLGGQKHLLKTIKRRRNVGQSMNQQGSGPCIELGYYGMEEELERLKRDKNVLMTEIVKLRQQQQSTRNQIIAMGEKIESTERKQEQMMSFLAKIFSNPTFLQQYLDKHVQRKDKQRIEVGQKRRLTMTPSTENLQDVVSVAIGSDQPNIGTDIETFFSAALDNESSSNVGSASVVTASGTDIELAAENIWEELLSEDLISGDRAEEVLVGDRPEVDVEVEDLVAETTEWG
- the LOC132635919 gene encoding heat shock factor protein HSF30 isoform X1 encodes the protein MEEGVRVKVEEDGIATTVLPMEGLHDVGPPPFLSKTYEMVEDPSTDKVISWSKARNSFIVWDSHKFSTTLLPRFFKHSNFSSFIRQLNTYGFRKVDPDRWEFANEGFLGGQKHLLKTIKRRRNVGQSMNQQGSGPCIELGYYGMEEELERLKRDKNVLMTEIVKLRQQQQSTRNQIIAMGEKIESTERKQEQMMSFLAKIFSNPTFLQQYLDKHVQRKDKQRIEVGQKRRLTMTPSTENLQDVVSVAIGSDQPNIGTDIETFFSAALDNESSSNVGSASVVTASGTDIELAAENIWEELLSEDLISGDRAEEVLVGDRPEVDVEVEDLVAETTEWGMAESWRPKAIFCYSISSVNV